GGCGTTAAGTGGCCGACGGCGCGTATGACTTGAGTTTCCTCGACGGTGAAGAGAACTGCCTTGGCGATGCTCTGTTTTTTTAGGCCAGCTTGTTGCCAGTTTTGTAACAGGTAGGTGGTGGGTAGGAGGGGAGTGGGGATGTGAGAAGTTATTTCGAGCAGGATAAGATCACGCGTGGAGTGATGATAGCTGGCGCCACTTATTATTATAGCCGGCCGGGCTTTCTTGGCCGTAAGGTCCGTGAAGGGGAATGGAACAAGTATGACGTCACCGCGCTGGAACGCCATATAGCTCCCGCCAATTATCGTAGATGGCGTCGTCCTCGTTGTCCCAGTCCCGCGCCAAGACCGCTTGGGAAATCAAGGTATGCCAGGGGAGAGGGAAAAGTTCATCCGTTGTTACGCCGGGCTCGCTGGCCTCGCTGATCACGTCATCTGCGATTTCAAAGCCGGTGGAGGCGATGTTTTGAGCCAGGGATATGGTAGTCATTTTTTCTTTTCCTCGTGGGATTTGATCATGTCGTCGAGTTTTTTACGGAGGTCCAGTGCTTTATGGTAGCTGAAAGCGAGGCGTGCGACCATGGTGCCGATTACGTTTTTGGCCTCCGGGTTTTGCCGGGCGGCATGCAACTCGGCGGGATGGACGTACAGCGCGTCCAGCGCGAACTCGTCTTCGGCGTACGAAACAACGAAGAAATTAGCCGGTTGCGCGGGCGGTTTCTGCGGCACCACCACCTCGATCTCGGGTTCTTCCTTCGGTTGGTTTTCGGCCATATTTTACGCCTCC
This genomic interval from bacterium contains the following:
- a CDS encoding type II toxin-antitoxin system PemK/MazF family toxin, producing MAFQRGDVILVPFPFTDLTAKKARPAIIISGASYHHSTRDLILLEITSHIPTPLLPTTYLLQNWQQAGLKKQSIAKAVLFTVEETQVIRAVGHLTPDDMAGVDNLLRDALEL